In Humulus lupulus chromosome 7, drHumLupu1.1, whole genome shotgun sequence, the following are encoded in one genomic region:
- the LOC133789642 gene encoding zinc finger BED domain-containing protein DAYSLEEPER-like: MLIEYYFPTIYGNDQCEIEIEKVRKLCYELLEEYSSKFPNLRERSQQMDSVSASSQTQIDDLSNFDTYVRVAYGVENVKSELELYLEEKLIPRTDEFFDICNYWKVTGLKYPVLNMIAKDIFSVPISTVASESTFSTGGRHVGSHRARLHPSTLEALICTQNWLVNDKKEATPLVTMNDEDNDVDPTMEPYIVDLDD; the protein is encoded by the exons ATGTTGATCGAATATTATTTTCCTACCATTTATGGAAATGATCAATGTGAGATTGAAATTGAGAAGGTCCGCAAGCTTTGTTATGAGCTACTAGAAGAGTACAgttctaagtttcctaatcttAGAGAAAGAAGTCAGCAAATGGATAGTGTATCAGCATCTTCTCAAACACAAATAGATGATCTATCTAACTTTGACACATATGTTAGAGTTGCATATGGTGTAGAGAATGTGAAGTCAGAGTTAGAACTCTATTTGGAAGAGAAATTGATACCTAGGACTGATGAGTTCTTTGATATATGCAATTATTGGAAAGTAACAGGACTTAAATATCCTGTGTTGAATATGATTGCCAAAGATATATTTTCTGTGCCTATTAGCACCGTTGCTTCGGAATCTACATTCAGTACTGGTGGTAGACATGTGGGTTCACACCGAGCAAGACTTCATCCTTCTACATTAGAAGCATTGATATGCACTCAAAATTGGTTGGTAAATGACAAAAAAG AAGCGACTCCACTAGTCACCATGAATGATGAAGATAATGATGTAGATCCAACTATG gagCCATACATAGTTGATCTTGATGATTAA